The following coding sequences are from one Candidatus Neomarinimicrobiota bacterium window:
- the ffh gene encoding signal recognition particle protein has translation MFEQLTNRFTEIVKNLRGLGKITEKNVEDTLRSVRRTLLEADVNYKVVKNFIESVKEKALGEKVVKSITPGQQLVKIIHDELVGLMGGSSVGEPELSLRNPSVVMIVGLQGSGKTTFCAKYAKRLKKSGKTPLLVAADVQRPAAIEQLKQLASQVGVEVHSQKDDSPIKLSMDAVNYAKENGQDVVIIDTAGRLQIDNQMMDELKQIKERVNPELILFVADGMSGQDAVNAASEFADQVDYNGVVLTKMDGDARGGAALSILAATGKPIYYAGIGESLDALELFHPDRMTGRILGMGDVVTLVEKAQSVIDEESAKKIEEKLLKQTFTLEDFLEQLGSIKKMGPLEDIIGMIPGMGSKLKGINLNDNALTKTEAIIQSMTPEERNNPGILDGSRRKRISTGSGTSVNEVNKVLNQFSQMKKMMKMFGSGKMRKGISIPGPTMFTG, from the coding sequence ATGTTTGAACAGTTAACTAATAGATTCACGGAAATTGTGAAAAATCTTCGGGGATTAGGAAAGATTACCGAGAAAAACGTAGAAGATACTCTGCGTTCGGTGAGGCGTACCCTCTTGGAGGCTGATGTAAATTACAAGGTGGTCAAGAATTTCATTGAATCTGTAAAAGAGAAAGCGTTAGGCGAGAAAGTTGTAAAATCTATCACACCGGGGCAGCAACTTGTCAAAATCATTCATGACGAGCTGGTCGGTCTTATGGGCGGGAGTTCTGTCGGGGAGCCGGAATTGTCCCTTAGAAATCCAAGTGTGGTAATGATAGTTGGTTTGCAGGGTTCAGGAAAGACAACATTTTGTGCAAAATATGCCAAACGACTGAAAAAATCCGGGAAAACGCCTTTATTGGTCGCTGCCGATGTTCAGCGCCCTGCCGCTATTGAACAGTTGAAACAATTAGCGTCACAGGTCGGTGTTGAAGTTCATTCCCAAAAAGACGATTCACCGATTAAACTTTCGATGGATGCCGTAAATTATGCTAAGGAAAACGGCCAGGATGTGGTTATCATAGATACCGCGGGAAGACTTCAGATAGATAATCAAATGATGGATGAGCTAAAGCAGATAAAAGAGAGAGTGAATCCTGAACTTATTCTTTTTGTCGCCGATGGAATGAGCGGGCAAGACGCTGTTAACGCAGCCAGCGAATTTGCCGATCAGGTCGATTACAACGGAGTCGTTCTTACAAAGATGGACGGAGATGCTCGCGGAGGCGCTGCGCTATCAATTCTTGCAGCTACAGGAAAACCAATATACTATGCAGGTATTGGTGAATCGCTTGATGCGCTTGAACTGTTTCATCCTGATAGGATGACGGGACGAATCCTCGGAATGGGGGATGTCGTAACACTTGTAGAGAAAGCACAGAGTGTAATCGATGAAGAAAGCGCTAAGAAAATAGAGGAAAAATTATTAAAGCAGACATTCACTTTGGAAGACTTTCTTGAACAACTGGGCAGCATAAAGAAAATGGGGCCTTTGGAAGATATTATCGGTATGATCCCCGGAATGGGAAGCAAACTGAAAGGAATCAATTTGAATGACAATGCCCTGACGAAAACCGAGGCTATAATACAATCTATGACCCCTGAAGAACGCAATAATCCGGGCATATTAGACGGTAGCCGTCGAAAAAGAATTTCAACAGGCAGTGGCACGTCGGTAAACGAAGTAAATAAGGTACTTAACCAGTTCAGTCAAATGAAAAAAATGATGAAGATGTTCGGATCAGGTAAGATGCGGAAAGGAATAAGCATCCCCGGACCTACAATGTTTACAGGGTAA